From Carassius auratus strain Wakin chromosome 9, ASM336829v1, whole genome shotgun sequence:
TCAAGCAAACACAACAAAGCTTTGCTCAAACACCACACTAATCACTGGCAAACTCAAACAGAGCCCCATATGGTGAACAATCCTGGATGCTCAACACTGAATGCCTCGACTGCCCTCTACTGGCCACAACAGAGCAGGGCCGAGAGAAATCTTGAATAAACTGGACACGGGTTTGGTTTTAGGGTGAGATAAGAGTATCTACTCTTATTTCAAActcaactcttttttttcttctcctcaaATGTATCCCAAATAAggtataacaaaataataaatctgtaaaattactttattttcattttgtattattaactGGCATGTAGACCAAAGATGAttcatatttactttattatatgccatggattttgttgttgttgcagttgACTAAATCAAAATACTTAACTGTATTTTGATTTAGTcaactgcaacaacaacaacaacaaaatccatggcatataataaagtaaatatgaatcaactgcaacaacaacaaactgaAATGACTAAGGTTGTCTAaagtaataataagaataaaaataaataaataaataaacatttccacAGTGCCATTGACTCATTAATTCATGTAAATTAGGCTAGTCAAGATTATCATGTAGTCTGTACTGAAACTAGCCCTGATATtaactgtattaaaaataataatagataaacaATACATAAGTATTAGCAGGTGCCAAGCCAAATAGCCTAACGTTACTTATGGCAGTTGTAATGACATTTTCAAAACACATTCAGTGAATTGAACGCTCTTACCTCTgcttaaataactttgtttcgATTGTTGATGGACTTCTGGTAGCATATTCCGTCCAAACACAATTTTCAGAACAGCCTGCAATCCATGTGACCCGCGACTTTACACTCACGTGACGCATTTAAAGCGGTTTGTTTGAGTTTGATGCGGATCCTCGGATCATGCCGACTCGATCATGGGGGATCAGTTTATACGAGAAGTCCTCAGTCTGTGTTTGCAAAGGCTTGCTATCGAAGAAGCGTCTAACTCTGAGCTCGGTAAGATATTATGGgacctgttatttatttttaaatttgcatCTCTGACCCTGAGCtccaaaaacaaaaactcttgttatttgtatttttcctcatattaatttttttttctaaacataaTGGTTCTCCACCAtgttgtgtgttgttgtgtggttGCAGTGTAAGATGTATTGTAGGCTATATGTGGAGTTTTGCCATACTGTTCTCTATTTGCTGTAGCGTGGTTTTTATGTTGCACTGAGCAAGAAGTTTAAATGGCAACATATCCAGATTTATTTTAcgttttttatattcattgcgCAAGCAATGCACttttctgaatatcagcacaTGTGCCATTAATTTTTTACAACAGTGAACAGCAACAGTGTTTCGTTCCTTGAATGAATCCGTTTATGAACGAGTCGAGTGAGCCAGTGACTCAACAGTCCATTCAGATGAActtgtttggtttggtttctaATTGAATCATCcgttttgaacgaatcgtttgatttgaatgattcaataaataatttattaaaacgtggacttgctgccacctactggcggttttattgTCATCATATTTATCCATGACATTCCTAATCCAGACAAGGTGCCATCACTACCAGCTCAAaaacatatttagcaaaatattaaCCAAAATTCCTCCATTTCAGGCaccagaagcaaaaaaaaaaaaaagtataaataatagttcatttaatGAGGCAATTCTTTCACttaataaaaacctttttaaaaattacacatttcGTAATCATTATGTACAATTAGCTACTGGACCACAAAACCCTGCCCAACTGAAAAAGAAACTGAGCACACCATCCCCcctaaatatttgtacaatttgatCACTGATAAGGCTACTATTCTAGCTAGCAATCACCCCCTGTATGCCCGCTCGTTGATAAAAACAGATGCTTTAATAATATGTATTGATGGGTGGATGTTCAGTCAAATGCAGgactattttaaaatcatttaaggtaaaataaactCATTTGAAATTACTCTTATTTTTATATGGATGTTGAAAAGGTAAGTTGAGTCAATTTCAGTGTAACATGAGGGATCATTTAGACATCTGTAAAGTGTTGAGGGTATTGTTTCAACAGATCTTTTGAAAGACacaaatactttttaattttttgttacatttttactttgagaaaaaaaaCGTGCAAATGGTTATTTGATTACCACAGATTACCCACTTTTTATTGTTGAACTGTAACCGCTTCATATCTTTGTGctagaatcataaaaaaaactactCTTGTGCTTTCAGAAAGCATGTTTTGTCTTGACCGTCGTTCTTTGATCTGCGTGTATATTTTGCCATATTGAAATCTCACCAGTTGTCTTTTATCTACAAGAGTTCATCGAGGTGGTGAGGAACTTTGAAGTTGCCCGGAAGAAATGGCTTCATGCAGAGCTGGAGCTGAAAAAACAGAAGGAGCTCCTGGTCAAATCTGATGTGGCTCGAGCTGCGCTGGAGGTCAAACTCAAACATGCTCGGAACCAGCTGGACGTGGAGATCAAGAAACGCTACAAAGCTGAGGCCGACTACCAGTGCCTggttaaaattaaaatcttatcCCATGTGCAGTAATGTAAAGAAGCtagatttgtgtttgtgttttgtgtttaattatttaatttttattattatatactatttttctttctttcgtgAATTAAATGGGCTGTTTAGCTACTACACCTTGAGATTTGTATGTAAATGTTGAAGCCAACAAGGAAAATGTTGCCAGTTTGGCCACAATGTGATTAACAGACTTGGTGGAGGGCGTCATTGAGTACAGGGCCATGTGATTGTGGGCGGTCATGACTCATGTGTTAATGTGCATAGAGAGTTCATAAAACAGAAGTTCTCTGTGATTTATTAACCATTGTTGTGAGAGTTTATTAAGGATACTTATTGTATCTTTTtcgctcattcattcatttgacaGGAGCGGCAGATGCAGTTGATATGTGACGTACTGGTGCATGACAGCAAGTCAAATGCTTGTCTCAATGACGAGCAGAGGTCAATGCTGACCAGCTTCAGTCACAAAGGAGCCAGTGTCCCACAGCACAGAGGAAAACGGTACCTCAGCGATCGGCACGGACTTGATGCAGTTCTCAGTTTGGAGTTTTTCCCCTTTCCCAATGCCGTTTTCCATCTTGTGTCTTTATATCAGGTTATCAGTGATTGATGAGTCCTCCTTTCTGTCACACTCTGACATTAGTTATGACAGAACGGATGATGACTTGGTGGAGTATCATATTTAGTATCATTTTTATTCATGCTGTAGGATTATTGTCAGACCCATGTGCATAAAAGTCATTGAAAAGATTTCTGAAAATGATTTCGCTGGTATGATTTCCAGGACTTGGACAACACCGCGTTTGTTAAGCCTCTCAAGTCAAGAGCTCGTGAGAGAAGAGTAAGTGCTGCCAGTTTTCTAGataattactgtttttctttCATATTGTGTCTATTGttgaaatgttaatatattttgaaatattactacaatttaaaaataatgttttctattttaatatatttaaaaaataatttattcctgctaTGACGGAGCTGATTTATCAACTGCCATTACTTAGTAAgccattacttatttattttcaatgtttaagACGATTGTAATGCctcatgtttttttgtgtgtaaaccgtgatgcatttaaaaaagtggAAATAGATGGAATAAATGGAAAGGCTAGGAATCCAAATCTAGTCTAAAGTAGCAAAAAGGAAAAATTCTAACATCATTCAATCATGCTGTTTAAATGAGTACATTTGTGTCATTTTAATGAGTTCTGAATGTATGCTATACATTAttagataaaatattatattatgatatatttataGCACACTAAATATTCCCATTCCTTTTTCAAATTTCTCAAGTTCTAGAAGACACAACATTATGTCTGTTGTTAAGTGCTAgtatattttgtagttttgtccTTAATGTGTCTCATTTTATCACTGCTTGTTTTTAGCGGTCATCAATGGGCCCAAGTGTTGGTCCTCCGGTTCAAAAACGAGGAAGAGTAAGCGGGCGTTCAGGAGATCTACTGGGGGCTAGACCTCTGGAGAAGGTTGGTAGAAGTTTATTAAATCTACTCTTTACTTTTcttatttcagttgttttaacCGTTTCGGTACAAACAAAACCACCAAGAGTGAAACATTTTAAACCCAAATGATCTGAATCTTCGATATTTGATTCCACCATGCATCATTTGTAACTTTTAAGTTAATGCATCATATTAATTTTACAGTCAGTATAGTGTTTTCAATCTTTATTAATTGTAGATATCACTTATCATTTAATGAAACCTCTCCCCTAGCTGAGATATCAGTGAGGACTGTAACGCACAGTTAAAAAGTGTGAGGTATATCTTGTGAATACATACTCTACATATTAGTAGTGGGATTATACTGTATTCCCTCTTTAGGTTAGTCTGGTGTCGTTTCTCATCAGCTCGTTCGTTCATCAGTCACTGCTTGCCCTCAAATCGCCCACACCCACTGCCACACTGCTCGGATGAGAAGCAGTGGGCCATGTCCTGTCTGTCTCCCTCCATGGGACTCGTATCACTCCCACTCAGCTGGCACTGATCACTAAGAGAGAAGCAAAGCAATTTGGCACCTTGAGAAACTACATTTGTCCAGGAACGTGGACACGAGCTAGATAACCAATTGTTATGCTACTCTAAGGGTCTTCCATTTCGGCAGAGAGAATGATTGGCTTCAAATGGattttaagtgtttgtttgtctgtgtatgTGCTTAGGAAATCGAGACGACGATTGTGAAGGCATCCGTCACTACCCCAGAGACTAGAGGTCAGATTCACATGGTAATAGACATAACCCAGGAGACTCCAGAATATCAGTCCAGGGctctcagaaatgaaaattttccGTCTGTTGATGGTAAATAAGACTCAGAAGGTGCCACTTTCACTGACACATTCTAACCTTCTGAAACTAACCAGAGTCCTTCGTGCAGAACAAACGTCTGTGTGGGCACACAGTGAAGTCACAGAGGCTGAAACAGTTGTTGAAATGGAGGTGAGCGTCCCGGAGCCAGCCGTCCCTCAGGACCTCACGCCCACCGTGGATAAGACTTTGCAGCATGTTTTCCAGCAAAAAACAGTAGGAGGCTGTTCAGTAGTACTTCTCAACATATTGTGAGGCTTTCACATCTGGTTTTAACATCAGTTTCATGAGTCAGGAAGcaaacatttagtttatttttttatttttttatttttttatatagtatgaTTTAATATTAGAGACATTTTTCACATTCCCAGGATTCCCAGAAGCTAAAATTATCTTAGTTGGGTAAACTTGAAAGTTGTGGACGAAAACCacaacaaactttatttatttttatttttttttgagtacatttattatattatttatttgaattaattctagagagagagatgaaagttGCATGTGTGCATCTCATTCTCCAAAAGTGAAGCTGTGAATTGCATTCcttcaaaacatacattttacccTCTAGCTGctgaaaaatataatgtagcgattcagtatcgATGCAActatattattttacttaaaggTGATATAACACAAAGTATAAAGTTCTAAAagcatataaaatacaataaaaaaatatgaaaacataaaaaatatatagtaaaacttTCAGTCTGTGAAAAGGATCCATGTAATATGACGGattattatattctattttattatattgtttaacatgttatataatacattatattgttTAACTTGAATTTATCATATAAAAGTAATTATTCATAAATAGAGTTGCATTTACTATAAATGTATAACAGTTTCAGAACCTCCCCAGCCTATTGAATGTGCACTATGCAATTATTTCAGTATGTAATAGTGGAAAGTGAAATAATGAAGTGCAATATAAGGAAACTATGCCAAATATGTGGCTTCTGGTTTACAATTGTTAATAAGTGGtcaaagttttaatttttaacaAGGTGTCTGAcctaaagggatggttcacccaaaaatgaaaatattcattaattaatcatcctcatattgttccaaacctgtgtctGCCATAACGCACGCATTCAACATGTGTGTTATGGCAGACACTGACATGGAATGGAagcattgttgaataaagtcttgttttatttgtgcacagaaagttttctcgtagcttcataaaattactgttaatgactgatgtcacatggactattttaatgatgtccttactacgctTCTGGGTCATGAACATGTtagttacattgctgtctatgcagggtcagaaagctcctggatttcatcacaaatatcttgattttgcaatctgaagatgaacaaagttctTATGGGTTTGAAGCCATATTAGGGTGAGTAATGACAGacttttcctttttgggtgaactatcccttaacaGTTTGTGTAGCACATTTCaatgtgcatttttatgaaaCGGTCATAGTGAAATACAGGCTTTAACTCTAAGAGGGgtcagaggaaaaaataaaaataaaactgtttattaaaaaattaaatctcaactttaaaaaaagaaaaaaataataggtGCAGACTGGTCTGAATGGGGCCTGTGTGACTCCTGGGTCAGCGGATTATGTTTTCTAGGTGATTCGTCCAGAGACATGTGTGCCATGTGGGAAGAGGATTCGCTTTGGGAAGTTGGCCATAAAATGCAGAGACTGTCGATTGGTGAGCCATCCTGAGTGTAAACAACTATGTGTGGAGAGATGCAGTCCTAATGCTCATGGTTCAACCCAGCCCAATGAGGTATTCACCCTTCATAGTGCACAGTGTACGTACACATCCTTGTGTAGAGATGCCATGGTCAAAGCTTCTGTTTGTTTCCCTCTTATAGGAGACTTTAGAGAGCTTTGCTTCCACCACACGTCCAAGGATTCCCTCTCTGATTGTTCAGTGTGTTCATGAAATTGAGAGAAGAGGGCTTGAAGAGGTGTTTTTACTCAATAATACACCAACACCGGGATAGTTTCTCAAGCTGAAGTATAATTACACTGCTTGAAACACAGCGCTGTATAATTAAGCTTAATTTGGATTTAAGAAACAAATCGTTTCTAACATATTGCAGTACATTACAACATCTACTTACGTCGTATAGAGTTGATATATGAAAGTTCTCTGTATCTCATTTGTTGTATGGCTGACTGGGGTGTGTAGAAGGGTATTTACAGAGTGCCTGGAGGAGAGCGGCTGGTAAAGGAGCTGagggagaaatatatttctgggAAAGGCTCGCTGATGCTCCACAAAGTAGAAGAGGTTCATGCTGTCTGTGGACTCCTCAAAGACTTCCTGAGGAAGCTCAAGGAGCCTCTCATAACATTTAAGCTTCACAGAGCATTTATGGAAGCTTCTGGTGGGTATTATGGAGAAGgatttggttttaattttaaatatacaatatttttttaagtgctcaACAGGGCTGCTTTTAGtttatcaaaatacagtaaaatcagtaatattggtcaatattatcacaatttaaaatattttttttctatttgaatatatttcaaatgtaatttattccctttatggcaaagctgaattttc
This genomic window contains:
- the si:ch1073-416j23.1 gene encoding rac GTPase-activating protein 1 isoform X2; its protein translation is MGDQFIREVLSLCLQRLAIEEASNSELEFIEVVRNFEVARKKWLHAELELKKQKELLVKSDVARAALEVKLKHARNQLDVEIKKRYKAEADYQCLERQMQLICDVLVHDSKSNACLNDEQRSMLTSFSHKGASVPQHRGKRLSVIDESSFLSHSDISYDRTDDDLDLDNTAFVKPLKSRARERRRSSMGPSVGPPVQKRGRVSGRSGDLLGARPLEKEIETTIVKASVTTPETRGQIHMVIDITQETPEYQSRALRNENFPSVDEQTSVWAHSEVTEAETVVEMEVSVPEPAVPQDLTPTVDKTLQHVFQQKTVIRPETCVPCGKRIRFGKLAIKCRDCRLVSHPECKQLCVERCSPNAHGSTQPNEETLESFASTTRPRIPSLIVQCVHEIERRGLEEKGIYRVPGGERLVKELREKYISGKGSLMLHKVEEVHAVCGLLKDFLRKLKEPLITFKLHRAFMEASEMADEDKSVETLIKTIKELPQPNKDTLAFLILHLQRVMQSPTCQMDLNNLSRVFGPTVIGHGLLEPSPMTIMRDTNTQPKVVARFLSFPSDFWEGLLAEKGDTVLPVVDSNVIGVRPSTSRDKIFKPLTSPELSKYSKTTSGGSIKGRIKHFGGTFNNPSKPKNDSGKKKFFTSPK
- the si:ch1073-416j23.1 gene encoding rac GTPase-activating protein 1 isoform X1; the encoded protein is MGDQFIREVLSLCLQRLAIEEASNSELEFIEVVRNFEVARKKWLHAELELKKQKELLVKSDVARAALEVKLKHARNQLDVEIKKRYKAEADYQCLERQMQLICDVLVHDSKSNACLNDEQRSMLTSFSHKGASVPQHRGKRYLSDRHGLDAVLSLEFFPFPNAVFHLVSLYQDLDNTAFVKPLKSRARERRRSSMGPSVGPPVQKRGRVSGRSGDLLGARPLEKEIETTIVKASVTTPETRGQIHMVIDITQETPEYQSRALRNENFPSVDEQTSVWAHSEVTEAETVVEMEVSVPEPAVPQDLTPTVDKTLQHVFQQKTVIRPETCVPCGKRIRFGKLAIKCRDCRLVSHPECKQLCVERCSPNAHGSTQPNEETLESFASTTRPRIPSLIVQCVHEIERRGLEEKGIYRVPGGERLVKELREKYISGKGSLMLHKVEEVHAVCGLLKDFLRKLKEPLITFKLHRAFMEASEMADEDKSVETLIKTIKELPQPNKDTLAFLILHLQRVMQSPTCQMDLNNLSRVFGPTVIGHGLLEPSPMTIMRDTNTQPKVVARFLSFPSDFWEGLLAEKGDTVLPVVDSNVIGVRPSTSRDKIFKPLTSPELSKYSKTTSGGSIKGRIKHFGGTFNNPSKPKNDSGKKKFFTSPK